One Mesorhizobium loti genomic window carries:
- a CDS encoding polar amino acid ABC transporter ATPase: protein MSTPIIKIDGISKSFGSFKVLDGLSMQVMPREKLALIGPSGSGKTTILRILMTLERIDGGHIQIEGEQLYHMERNGQLLPADERHLARMRQKIGMVFQLFNLFPHKSVIDNVTLAPMLTKGTPRAAAEKRAMELLDMVGMADKAKAMPAQLSGGQKQRVAIARALALQPKIMLFDEVTSALDPELVEEVLNVLWRLCAETDMTMLLVTHEMGFAHDFADRVLFFDRGKIVEEGKPDEIFRHPKQERTQGFLKKIIAAGHRV from the coding sequence TTGTCCACACCCATCATCAAGATCGACGGCATCTCGAAGAGCTTTGGCAGCTTCAAGGTGCTCGACGGCCTGTCGATGCAGGTCATGCCGCGCGAGAAGCTGGCGCTGATCGGCCCGTCCGGCTCGGGCAAGACGACGATCCTGCGCATCCTGATGACGCTGGAGCGCATCGATGGCGGTCATATCCAGATCGAGGGCGAGCAGCTCTACCACATGGAGCGCAATGGCCAGCTGCTGCCGGCCGACGAGCGGCATCTGGCGCGGATGCGCCAGAAGATCGGCATGGTCTTCCAACTGTTCAACCTGTTTCCGCACAAGAGCGTCATCGACAATGTGACGCTGGCGCCGATGCTGACCAAGGGCACGCCGCGCGCCGCCGCCGAAAAGCGGGCGATGGAACTGCTCGACATGGTCGGCATGGCCGACAAGGCCAAGGCGATGCCGGCGCAACTGTCCGGCGGCCAGAAGCAGCGCGTGGCGATCGCCCGCGCGCTCGCTCTGCAGCCGAAGATCATGCTGTTCGATGAGGTGACGTCGGCGCTCGATCCGGAACTGGTCGAGGAAGTGCTCAATGTCCTGTGGCGGCTCTGCGCCGAGACCGACATGACCATGCTCCTGGTCACCCACGAGATGGGTTTTGCCCACGACTTCGCTGACCGGGTGCTGTTCTTCGATCGTGGCAAGATCGTCGAGGAAGGCAAGCCTGACGAGATTTTCCGCCATCCCAAACAGGAGCGCACGCAAGGCTTCCTGAAGAAGATCATCGCGGCCGGACATCGCGTCTGA
- a CDS encoding polar amino acid ABC transporter periplasmic ligand-binding protein, producing the protein MKKLGILAGVAGLALAAVLAASIPGSADDSKLEQLKSQGFARVAIANEPPYTAVAADGKVSGAAPDVAREIFKRLGVGDIVASISEYGAMIPGLKAGRFDVVTAGLFMKPERCAAVAYSEPVLCDAEAMLVKKGNPKGFKSYEDVAKDTSATIGAPGGGTEEKLALNAGVPRERVIVVPDGQSGLKMVQDGRIDAYSLPVLSINDLMKKANDPNLEVIAPVQGAPVYCDGAAFKKGDEALRDAFDVELAKMKKSGEFAKIIEPYGFSAAAAMSTTRDKLCSAK; encoded by the coding sequence ATGAAGAAACTTGGCATTCTGGCCGGCGTCGCCGGCCTTGCACTTGCGGCGGTTCTGGCCGCCTCGATCCCGGGCTCGGCCGACGACAGCAAGCTCGAGCAGTTGAAGTCGCAGGGCTTCGCCCGTGTCGCCATCGCCAACGAGCCGCCCTATACGGCGGTCGCCGCTGACGGCAAGGTTTCTGGCGCAGCACCCGACGTGGCGCGTGAGATCTTCAAACGCCTCGGCGTTGGCGACATCGTCGCCTCGATCTCCGAATACGGCGCGATGATCCCCGGCCTGAAGGCCGGCCGTTTCGACGTCGTCACCGCCGGCCTGTTCATGAAGCCGGAGCGTTGCGCCGCGGTCGCCTATTCCGAACCGGTGCTGTGCGACGCCGAGGCGATGCTGGTGAAGAAGGGTAATCCGAAGGGCTTCAAGAGCTACGAGGACGTCGCCAAGGACACGTCGGCCACGATCGGTGCGCCCGGCGGCGGCACCGAGGAGAAGCTGGCGCTCAACGCCGGCGTGCCGCGCGAACGCGTCATCGTCGTGCCAGACGGCCAGAGCGGCCTGAAGATGGTGCAGGACGGCCGCATCGACGCCTATTCGCTGCCGGTTCTGTCGATCAACGATCTGATGAAAAAGGCCAATGATCCGAACCTCGAAGTCATCGCGCCAGTGCAGGGCGCCCCGGTCTATTGCGACGGCGCCGCCTTCAAGAAGGGCGACGAGGCGCTGCGCGATGCCTTCGACGTTGAGCTCGCCAAGATGAAGAAATCCGGCGAATTCGCCAAGATCATCGAGCCATACGGTTTCTCGGCCGCCGCCGCCATGTCGACGACGCGCGACAAGCTCTGCTCGGCGAAGTAG
- a CDS encoding polar amino acid ABC transporter inner membrane protein, translating to MTQWSGYLGLILQGALVTIELTLMGSVLALIMAFLAGMGRLSRFFALRALATAYIEFFRGTSIFVQLFFAYFVLPLIGLELTPLQAGVLALGLNVGAYAAEVVRGAVQSIGREQHEACIALNLGRWQGMRHVILPQAFLVMLPTFGNNAIELLKATSVVSLISLADLTFQAQVVRAQTGNTMVPFATILVIYFILALLISWGVRSLERRMARGLDGVRI from the coding sequence ATGACCCAGTGGTCCGGCTATCTCGGCCTGATATTGCAGGGAGCGCTTGTCACCATCGAGCTGACGCTGATGGGGTCGGTGCTTGCCCTGATCATGGCCTTTCTGGCCGGCATGGGACGGCTGTCGCGCTTTTTCGCGCTGCGGGCGCTGGCCACCGCCTATATCGAGTTCTTCCGCGGCACCTCGATCTTCGTGCAGCTGTTCTTCGCCTATTTCGTGCTGCCGCTGATTGGCCTCGAACTGACCCCGCTGCAGGCCGGCGTGCTGGCGCTGGGTTTGAATGTCGGCGCCTACGCCGCCGAAGTGGTGCGCGGCGCCGTGCAGTCGATCGGCCGCGAACAGCATGAGGCCTGCATCGCGCTCAATCTTGGCCGCTGGCAGGGCATGCGTCACGTCATCCTGCCGCAGGCCTTTCTGGTGATGCTGCCGACCTTCGGCAACAACGCCATCGAACTGCTGAAGGCCACATCGGTCGTCTCGCTGATCTCGCTCGCCGACCTCACCTTCCAGGCGCAGGTGGTGCGCGCGCAGACCGGCAACACAATGGTGCCCTTCGCCACCATCCTGGTCATCTACTTCATCCTGGCGCTGCTCATTTCATGGGGCGTGCGCTCGCTGGAACGCCGCATGGCGCGCGGCCTTGATGGGGTGCGCATCTGA
- a CDS encoding Asp/Glu racemase, which yields MGLLMEWDWDFVWQIMPTLIQGVKITIVATLLGSVLAAIVGLGIALARRSPNKALSRTVGWAAEFIRGTPLLVQLYFIFYVLPDIGILLPPLVAGVIGLGLHYGTYTAEVYRAGIDNVPRGQWEAAKACNLNARQTWTHIIIPQAIPPMIPALANYFIAMFKETPLLSAITVLELMNQAKSVANTYYRYIEPITLVGAFFLAISLCSVVLLRWLERRYGKIER from the coding sequence TTGGGCCTGCTGATGGAATGGGACTGGGATTTCGTATGGCAGATCATGCCGACGCTGATCCAGGGGGTGAAGATCACCATCGTGGCGACGCTGCTCGGCTCGGTGCTGGCGGCGATCGTCGGGCTCGGCATTGCGCTGGCGCGCCGCTCGCCTAACAAGGCGCTGTCACGCACCGTCGGCTGGGCGGCCGAATTCATCCGCGGCACGCCGCTTCTGGTGCAGCTCTATTTCATCTTCTACGTGCTGCCCGACATCGGCATCCTGCTGCCGCCGCTTGTCGCCGGTGTCATCGGGCTCGGGCTGCACTACGGCACCTACACGGCGGAGGTCTACCGCGCCGGCATCGACAATGTGCCGCGCGGCCAATGGGAGGCCGCCAAGGCCTGCAACCTCAACGCCAGGCAGACCTGGACGCACATCATCATTCCGCAGGCGATTCCGCCGATGATCCCGGCACTGGCCAACTATTTCATCGCCATGTTCAAGGAAACGCCGCTGCTCTCGGCGATCACCGTGCTGGAACTGATGAACCAAGCGAAAAGCGTCGCCAACACCTACTATCGCTACATCGAGCCGATCACGCTGGTCGGCGCCTTCTTCCTCGCGATCAGCCTTTGTTCGGTCGTGCTGTTGCGCTGGCTGGAACGCCGTTACGGCAAGATCGAGAGGTAG
- a CDS encoding arylmalonate decarboxylase, which yields MKPLPEIKVHPKRPALDDRPLERRIGLIILATDHTSEPDFRRMVASERIGVYVARIPYANPTTPENLRKMQPALTAGAALILPDEKLDAICYSCTSASVVIGDAEIEAAIQAAKPGVPVVTPPMAGVRGLNAFGVRRISILTPYTAETSRPMAAYFAARGFDIASFTCLGFEDDREMARIPPAALVDLARQTTDASAEALFVSCTALRGALAVAGMEEAIGRPVVTSNQASAWNCFRLCGDETPRPEFGRLMTLSLPRD from the coding sequence ATGAAACCCTTGCCCGAGATCAAGGTCCACCCGAAACGGCCGGCGCTTGATGATCGCCCGCTCGAGCGGCGCATCGGCCTGATCATCCTGGCCACCGACCACACCAGCGAGCCTGACTTTCGCCGCATGGTGGCCAGCGAGCGCATCGGCGTCTATGTCGCGCGCATTCCCTATGCCAATCCGACGACGCCGGAAAATCTGCGCAAGATGCAGCCGGCGTTGACGGCGGGCGCGGCCCTGATCCTGCCCGACGAGAAGCTCGATGCGATCTGCTACTCCTGCACCTCGGCCTCGGTGGTGATCGGCGACGCCGAGATCGAGGCGGCGATCCAGGCGGCCAAGCCCGGCGTGCCCGTCGTCACCCCGCCAATGGCCGGCGTGCGCGGGCTGAACGCCTTCGGCGTGCGCCGGATCAGCATCCTCACCCCCTACACGGCCGAAACCTCCAGGCCGATGGCGGCCTATTTCGCGGCGCGTGGATTCGACATCGCCAGCTTCACCTGTCTCGGCTTCGAGGACGACCGCGAGATGGCGCGCATCCCGCCGGCAGCCCTTGTCGATCTCGCGCGCCAGACGACCGATGCGAGCGCCGAAGCGCTGTTCGTGTCCTGCACGGCGTTGCGTGGGGCTCTCGCGGTTGCCGGCATGGAGGAGGCAATCGGCCGCCCCGTGGTGACCAGCAACCAGGCCAGCGCCTGGAATTGTTTCCGGCTGTGTGGCGATGAGACGCCACGCCCCGAATTCGGCCGTCTGATGACGCTGTCGCTGCCGCGTGATTGA
- a CDS encoding threonine dehydratase, translated as MTMATVTLSDIRAARERIAGKVERTPTVLSQNLSEQLGIPVHLKLEHRQTTGSFKLRGASNAVASLSAEEKVRGVVAASTGNHGRALAHAAKLEGMRAVICMSRLVPQNKLDEIRRLGAEVHIAGNSQDDAQEEVERLVAQQGLVMLPPFDHPAIIAGQGTLGLEMIEQVPDAGLVLVQLSGGGLASGIAAAIKGVSPGTKIIGVSMERGAAMKASLDAGRPVLVEELPTLADSLGGGIGLDNRLTFTMCRDLLDDVILLSEDEITAGIRHAYAQEREIVEGAGAVGIAALLAGKVKANGPVVVLLSGRNIDMNAHRRIVCGEAIGERAA; from the coding sequence ATGACCATGGCGACCGTCACTCTTAGCGATATCCGAGCCGCGCGTGAGCGCATTGCCGGCAAGGTCGAGCGCACGCCAACTGTGCTTTCCCAGAATTTGTCAGAACAATTGGGCATCCCCGTCCACCTCAAGCTCGAGCACCGCCAGACCACCGGCAGCTTCAAGCTGCGCGGCGCCTCGAATGCCGTCGCTTCGCTGAGCGCGGAGGAGAAAGTGCGCGGCGTCGTCGCGGCCTCGACCGGCAATCATGGCCGGGCGCTGGCGCATGCGGCGAAGCTCGAAGGCATGCGCGCGGTGATCTGCATGTCGCGACTGGTGCCGCAGAACAAGCTCGACGAAATCCGCCGGCTTGGCGCGGAGGTCCACATCGCCGGCAACAGCCAGGACGACGCCCAGGAGGAGGTCGAGCGGCTGGTGGCGCAGCAAGGGCTGGTGATGCTGCCGCCCTTCGATCATCCCGCAATCATCGCCGGGCAAGGCACGCTTGGGCTGGAGATGATCGAGCAGGTTCCGGATGCCGGTCTCGTGCTGGTGCAGCTCTCCGGCGGCGGCCTGGCCTCCGGCATAGCTGCGGCCATCAAAGGCGTCAGCCCCGGCACAAAGATCATCGGTGTTTCGATGGAGCGCGGTGCTGCGATGAAAGCGAGCCTCGATGCCGGCCGGCCAGTTCTGGTGGAGGAGTTGCCGACGCTGGCGGATTCGCTCGGCGGCGGCATCGGCCTCGACAACAGGCTGACTTTCACCATGTGCCGCGACCTGCTCGACGACGTCATCCTGCTCAGCGAGGACGAGATCACCGCCGGCATCCGCCATGCCTATGCGCAGGAGCGCGAGATCGTCGAGGGCGCCGGCGCGGTCGGCATCGCCGCGCTGCTCGCCGGCAAGGTCAAGGCGAACGGGCCGGTGGTCGTACTTCTCTCCGGCCGCAACATCGACATGAATGCGCACCGCAGGATCGTCTGCGGCGAGGCAATCGGGGAGCGCGCCGCATGA
- a CDS encoding ectoine utilization protein EutC: protein MSRMTILTEAELREIVKLDLDAVACVENAFRALATLPVAMPPILRLDIPEHRGEVDVKSAYVPGIDGFAVKISSGFFDNPKLGLPSGGGMMVLLSAKTGVVEALLLDNGYLTDVRTAAAGAVAAKHLSREDSSVAAIFGAGVQAGLQLEALMLVRPITEARIWARDVAKAELTAGALREKLGIEVRAEADAAEAAAGADVIVTTTPSTEPLIKAGFVSAGQHITAMGSDAEHKNEIAPAILRMADVYVADSARQTRRLGELHHAIAAGVMSADAEVTELGQIVAGAKHGRRSASDITIADLTGTGVQDTAIATLARDRAGAANAGTIFES from the coding sequence ATGAGCCGTATGACCATCCTGACCGAAGCTGAACTGCGTGAGATCGTGAAGCTCGATCTCGATGCCGTCGCTTGCGTCGAGAACGCGTTCCGTGCGCTGGCAACGCTGCCGGTGGCGATGCCGCCGATCCTGCGCCTCGACATCCCCGAGCATCGCGGCGAGGTCGATGTGAAGTCCGCTTATGTACCCGGTATCGACGGCTTCGCCGTCAAGATCAGCTCCGGCTTCTTCGACAATCCAAAACTTGGCCTGCCGAGTGGTGGCGGCATGATGGTGCTGCTTTCGGCAAAGACCGGTGTGGTCGAGGCGCTGCTGCTCGACAATGGCTACCTGACCGATGTCCGCACCGCCGCGGCAGGCGCGGTCGCGGCCAAGCATCTGTCGCGTGAGGACTCGTCAGTCGCTGCGATCTTCGGCGCTGGCGTGCAGGCCGGGCTGCAGCTCGAAGCCCTTATGCTGGTGCGGCCAATTACTGAGGCGCGCATCTGGGCGCGCGATGTCGCCAAGGCAGAGCTGACGGCAGGCGCCTTGCGCGAGAAGCTTGGTATCGAAGTGCGCGCCGAAGCCGATGCGGCAGAGGCGGCTGCCGGCGCCGACGTCATCGTCACCACCACGCCGTCGACCGAGCCGCTGATCAAGGCGGGATTCGTCTCCGCTGGCCAGCACATCACCGCGATGGGCTCGGATGCCGAGCACAAGAACGAGATCGCGCCGGCGATCCTGCGCATGGCCGACGTCTATGTCGCCGACAGCGCGCGCCAGACGCGGCGGCTGGGTGAACTGCACCATGCCATCGCAGCAGGCGTGATGTCGGCCGATGCCGAGGTGACCGAGCTTGGCCAGATCGTCGCCGGTGCGAAACACGGCCGGCGCTCAGCCAGCGACATCACCATCGCCGACCTGACCGGCACCGGCGTGCAGGACACGGCGATTGCGACGCTCGCCCGCGATCGCGCGGGAGCCGCCAATGCCGGAACCATCTTTGAGAGCTGA